A DNA window from Phragmites australis chromosome 11, lpPhrAust1.1, whole genome shotgun sequence contains the following coding sequences:
- the LOC133883873 gene encoding LRR receptor-like serine/threonine-protein kinase ER2, whose translation MAATARLGAVVACVILAVVVVAPRPAAGILDPVDFLALQAVRRSLEDMPGSAFFDGWDFTADPCGFPGVFCDGDRVAALALGDPRAGSPGLTGRLDPALGQLSALTELSLVPGRVEGELPASLAACSNLRFLAVSKNLISGTIPDGIGALSNLRTLDVSFNQISGAIPPSIAGLPSITNLILCHNQLTGGIPSFPGSSSLLRLDLKHNALFGGVPALPAGLQYLSLSANQLTGTVDSVLPWLTRLNFLDLSMNQLEGPIPPSVFALPLSVLQLQRNFFAGPVQPSNDVTIPVVDLSYNRFYGQLSPLLAGVGQLYLNNNRFTGQVPARLVQELVGSGGLQLLYLQHNFLTGIEISPASSLPSSVSLCLMYNCMVPPVYAPCPIKAGSQNTRPADQCPEWRG comes from the coding sequence ATGGCGGCGACTGCGCGGCTCGGCGCTGTCGTGGCGTGCGTCATCTTGGCGGTCGTGGTGGTGGcgccgcggccggcggcggggatCCTCGACCCCGTGGACTTCCTGGCGCTGCAGGCGGTGCGGCGGTCGCTGGAGGACATGCCCGGGTCCGCGTTCTTCGACGGGTGGGACTTCACCGCCGACCCGTGCGGGTTCCCCGGCGTGTTCTGCGACGGGGACAGGGTGGCGGCGCTCGCGCTCGGTGACCCCCGGGCGGGGTCGCCGGGTCTGACGGGGCGGCTCGATCCGGCTCTCGGCCAGCTGTCCGCGCTCACCGAGCTCTCGCTCGTGCCTGGGCGCGTGGAGGGGGAGCTACCGGCGTCGCTCGCCGCGTGCTCGAACCTCCGGTTCCTGGCCGTCAGCAAGAACCTCATCTCCGGCACGATACCGGACGGCATCGGCGCGCTGTCCAACCTCCGGACGCTCGACGTTAGCTTCAACCAGATCTCCGGCGCCATCCCGCCGTCCATCGCCGGGTTGCCGTCGATCACCAACCTCATCCTCTGCCACAACCAGCTCACCGGCGGGATCCCGTCGTTCCCGGGCTCGTCCTCGCTCCTCCGACTGGACCTCAAGCACAACGCTCTCTTCGGCGGCGTGCCCGCACTCCCGGCAGGGCTGCAGTACCTCTCGCTCTCGGCGAACCAGCTCACCGGCACGGTCGACTCCGTTCTGCCCTGGCTGACACGGCTCAACTTCCTCGACCTCAGCATGAACCAGCTCGAGGGACCGATCCCGCCGTCGGTGTTCGCATTGCCGCTGTCCGTGCTGCAGCTGCAACGCAACTTCTTCGCGGGCCCCGTCCAGCCGTCCAACGACGTGACAATCCCGGTGGTGGACCTGAGCTACAACCGCTTCTATGGCCAGCTCTCGCCGCTCCTCGCGGGCGTCGGGCAGCTGTACCTGAACAACAACCGGTTCACTGGCCAGGTGCCGGCGCGGCTGGTGCAGGAGCTGGTGGGCTCCGGCGGGCTGCAGCTGCTGTACCTGCAGCACAACTTCCTGACCGGCATCGAGATATCGCCGGCGTCGTCGCTCCCGTCCAGCGTCTCGCTCTGCCTGATGTACAACTGCATGGTGCCGCCGGTGTACGCGCCTTGCCCGATCAAGGCCGGGTCGCAGAACACGCGGCCAGCCGACCAGTGCCCCGAGTGGAGGGGCTGA